A single genomic interval of Corylus avellana chromosome ca10, CavTom2PMs-1.0 harbors:
- the LOC132163361 gene encoding tropinone reductase homolog At2g29150-like: MAEIGSRESRWSLQGMTALVTGGTKGIGYAIVEELAGLGATVHTCSRNEAQLNECLHEWKTKGFRVTGSVCDAVFRAQREELISTVSSLFNGKLNILINNVGSNIHKTTAEYTAEDFSFLMSTNLESAYHMSQLSHPLLRSSGAGSIVFVSSVASVVAVNIGNSIYSAAKGAVNQLARSLACEWAKDNIRSNSVAPWFIRTPLAEIFLRDEKMSEAVVSQTPLGRVGEPKEVSSMVAFLCLPAASYITGQNICVDGGTTAWSLGGMTALVTGGTKGIGHAIVEELAGFGAIVHTCSRNEADLNECLSEWRKKGFQVTGSVCNVSSRTEREKLITIVSSIFNGKLNILVNNVGTNITKPTTEYTVEDFSFIMATNFESAYHLSQLSHPLLKASSAGSIVFVSSVCGVISVMNVGSVYSATKGAMNQLTRSLACEWAKDNIRINCVAPWFIWTPLAEPYLTDENMFNSIISQTPMGRVGEPKEVSSLVAFLCLPAASYITGQTICVDGGVTVSCLLVP, from the exons ATGGCTGAAATTGGTAGCAGAGAAAGCAGGTGGTCTCTTCAGGGAATGACAGCTCTTGTTACTGGTGGAACTAAAGGAATCGg GTATGCTATTGTAGAGGAATTGGCAGGCCTAGGGGCGACCGTCCATACATGCAGTCGAAATGAGGCCCAACTCAACGAATGCTTACATGAATGGAAGACAAAGGGATTTCGAGTCACTGGTTCTGTGTGCGATGCAGTGTTTCGAGCCCAACGAGAGGAACTAATTAGCACCGTCTCCTCTCTATTTAATGGCAAACTCAACATCCTT ATAAACAATGTGGGAAGCAACATACATAAAACAACCGCAGAGTACACAGCTGAAGATTTCTCATTCCTCATGTCTACTAATCTTGAATCTGCTTATCACATGTCCCAACTTTCTCATCCTCTTCTGAGATCTTCGGGAGCAGGAAGCATTGTTTTCGTTTCTTCCGTTGCCAGTGTAGTAGCAGTAAATATTGGAAACAGTATATACAGTGCAGCTAAAG GAGCCGTGAATCAGCTAGCAAGAAGTTTGGCATGTGAGTGGGCAAAAGACAACATAAGGAGTAACTCTGTTGCACCTTGGTTTATCAGAACCCCCTTGGCtgaaatt TTTCTGAGGGATGAGAAAATGTCTGAGGCTGTTGTCTCTCAAACACCTCTTGGACGTGTTGGAGAGCCAAAGGAGGTTTCTTCCATGGTGGCATTCCTATGCCTACCTGCGGCTTCATACATAACTGGTCAGAATATTTGTGTTGATGGCGGAACTACA GCATGGAGCCTTGGGGGGATGACAGCTCTTGTCACGGGCGGAACAAAAGGAATAGG GCATGCTATTGTGGAGGAACTTGCAGGTTTTGGGGCGATTGTACATACATGCTCTAGGAATGAGGCCGACCTGAATGAATGTTTAAGTGAGTGGAGAAAGAAAGGCTTTCAAGTCACTGGTTCAGTGTGCAATGTATCCTCTCGAACTGAGCGAGAGAAGCTAATAACCATTGTCTCCTCCATCTTTAATGGAAAACTCAACATCCTT GTTAACAATGTCGGGACAAACATAACAAAACCGACCACGGAGTACACAGTAGAAGACTTCTCATTTATCATGGCCACGAACTTCGAATCTGCCTACCATTTGAGCCAACTTTCACATCCTCTTCTGAAAGCTTCATCAGCTGGAAGCATTGTATTTGTATCTTCAGTTTGTGGTGTTATATCAGTAATGAATGTGGGATCAGTATATTCAGCAACTAAAg GGGCAATGAATCAGCTAACGAGGAGTTTGGCATGCGAGTGGGCAAAAGATAATATAAGGATTAACTGTGTTGCACCATGGTTTATTTGGACCCCCCTTGCTGAGCCT TATCTTACTGATGAAAACATGTTTAACTCGATTATCTCTCAAACGCCCATGGGACGTGTTGGGGAGCCAAAAGAAGTGTCGTCCTTGGTGGCATTCCTTTGTCTTCCGGCAGCCTCTTACATAACCGGGCAGACAATCTGCGTTGACGGAGGGGTCACAGTGAGTTGCTTATTGGTCCcatga
- the LOC132163544 gene encoding probable protein phosphatase 2C 24 — MADICCGVVSESEASTPCEQSSRAARRRRMEIRRFKFVSGVSSPETENGPKRQKVEVYSRDCWNAVENSDSEEEKQVLVADTGRSESKDISISNQSSNKSISTGSLSPSTPVVPEASREYPKFGVASVCGRRRDMEDAVAIHPSFCRRDAETATELHYFGVYDGHGCSHVATKCKERLHELVKEELESKEEWKSAMEQSFWRMDKEAITWNDTVLGAKCRCELQSPECDAVGSTAVVAIVTSDKIIVANCGDSRAVLCRNGKPVPLSSDHKPDRPDELNRIQAAGGRVIYWDGPRVLGVLAMSRAIGDNYLKPYVSCEPEVSVTDRTAEDDCLILASDGLWDVVSNETACGVARMCLRGKAHAPLCSPMEDEVATSETSDKACSDASMLLTKLALARHSTDNVSVVVVDLRKAT; from the exons atggcGGATATCTGCTGCGGAGTGGTGAGTGAGAGCGAGGCATCGACACCGTGTGAACAGAGCTCGCGAGCGGCTAGGAGGAGGAGAATGGAGATCAGACGGTTTAAATTCGTCTCCGGCGTTTCTTCGCCGGAGACGGAGAACGGGCCGAAGCGGCAGAAGGTAGAGGTTTATTCTCGGGACTGCTGGAACGCGGTGGAGAACTCGGATTCGGAGGAGGAAAAGCAAGTGCTTGTGGCGGACACTGGAAGATCCGAGAGCAAAGACATTTCAATTTCGAATCAGTCTTCGAATAAATCAATTTCGACGGGGAGTCTCTCGCCGTCGACTCCTGTGGTTCCAGAGGCTTCCAGGGAGTACCCGAAGTTCGGCGTTGCGTCGGTGTGTGGAAGGCGGAGAGACATGGAAGACGCGGTGGCAATCCACCCTTCGTTTTGTCGCCGAGACGCGGAAACCGCCACTGAATTGCATTACTTTGGAGTCTACGACGGCCACGGTTGCTCTCAT gTGGCGACGAAGTGTAAAGAGCGGTTGCACGAGCTGGTGAAGGAAGAGTTAGAGAGCAAGGAAGAATGGAAGAGCGCGATGGAGCAAAGCTTCTGGCGCATGGACAAGGAGGCGATTACATGGAACGATACCGTTTTGGGAGCCAAGTGCAGGTGTGAGCTCCAGTCTCCCGAGTGCGATGCGGTTGGATCCACTGCGGTCGTTGCCATCGTAACGTCCGACAAGATAATCGTCGCCAACTGCGGCGACTCCAGAGCCGTGCTTTGCCGGAACGGCAAGCCTGTTCCTCTCTCGTCTGATCACAAG CCGGATCGTCCGGACGAGCTGAACCGGATCCAGGCCGCCGGTGGCCGGGTTATATATTGGGACGGCCCACGGGTTCTCGGAGTTCTCGCCATGTCAAGAGCCATTG GTGATAACTATCTGAAACCCTACGTGAGCTGCGAGCCGGAGGTGTCGGTCACGGATCGAACGGCGGAGGACGACTGTCTGATCCTGGCGAGTGACGGGCTGTGGGACGTGGTGTCCAATGAAACGGCGTGTGGGGTGGCGCGTATGTGTCTTCGAGGTAAGGCTCACGCGCCCCTGTGTTCGCCGATGGAGGATGAAGTAGCTACGTCGGAGACGTCCGACAAGGCGTGCTCGGACGCGTCGATGTTGCTGACGAAGCTGGCGTTGGCTAGGCACAGTACTGACAACGTTAGCGTGGTCGTGGTGGACCTTAGAAAGGCCACGTAA
- the LOC132164527 gene encoding methylsterol monooxygenase 2-2, with translation MASIIESGWLYLITHFSDFQLACLGSFFLHESIFFFSGLPFIFLERAGWLSKYKIQTKNNSPAAQEKCITRLLLYHFGVNLPVMIVSYPVFKFMGMRSSLPLPSWKVVLTQIIFYFILEDFVFYWGHRVLHTKWLYKHVHSVHHEYATPFGLTSEYAHPAEILFLGFATIVGPAITGPHLMTLWLWMVLRVIETVEAHCGYHFPWSLSNFLPLYGGADFHDYHHRLLYTKSGNYSSTFTYMDMVFGTDKGYRKLKAMKKSGVEDVGKQM, from the exons ATGGCTTCGATCATCGAATCTGGGTGGCTG TATCTGATCACACATTTCAGTGACTTTCAACTGGCATGTCTTGGAAGTTTCTTTCTCCATGAaagtatctttttcttttccggACTTCCTTTTATATTTCTTGAGAGGGCAGGTTGGCTGAGCAAATACAAAATTCAG ACAAAAAATAACAGCCCAGCAGCTCAGGAGAAATGTATTACTCGCCTACTGCTGTATCATTTTGGTGTCAATCTTCCAGTTATGATCGTCTCATATCCTGTCTTCAAATTCATGGGCATGCGAAGTAGTCTTCCATTGCCGTCCTG GAAAGTAGTTTTAACGCAGATAATATTCTACTTCATCCTTGAGGACTTTGTATTCTATTGGGGACACCGGGTTCTGCATACCAAATGGTTGTACAAGCATGTTCACAGTGTCCATCATGA ATATGCTACGCCTTTTGGACTGACTTCTGAATATGCTCACCCTGCTGAGATACTGTTCCTTGGCTTTGCTACCATTGTTGGTCCTGCGATCACTGGGCCTCATCTGATGACATTGTGGTTATGGATGGTACTAAGAGTCATAGAGACAGTTGAGGCACATTGTGGTTACCATTTTCCATGGAGCCTTTCAAACTTCTTGCCTTTGTATGGGGG AGCTGATTTTCATGACTATCACCACCGTTTGCTTTATACCAAATCCGGCAACTACTCGTCAACTTTTACTTACATGGACAT GGTATTTGGAACCGATAAAGGTTATAGAAAGTTGAAAGCTATGAAGAAATCCGGAGTTGAAGATGTTGGCAAGCAAATGTAA